Genomic DNA from Theropithecus gelada isolate Dixy chromosome 1, Tgel_1.0, whole genome shotgun sequence:
GCAAAAAAGGGATGGAAACCTGGCCAGCGGTGGTAGGGGTGGTGCAGGCACAGAGAGCAAGGAGGCAGGGGATCTCCCCAGGTGTTCTGGGGTGGCAGGAGGGCCGGCTCTGAGGGCGCTAAGATGCCATCTGACTTTTTGTGAATCATTATCTCAAGAAAGGTACCTGGTCCAGCACCCCTCCCTGGGCTCCCCATCGGTTCCCATCCCCCACATTGGGCTCCAGATTCTCGTCACCCCACAGgggcagagaaggggagagaaaggaacGGACTTTTCAACCCTCTTGTAGAGTGGGACAGGAGACTTGGAAGGGAAGAAGCTCTGCCAGGCTGAGGACTAGGAAGGAACTCTGAGGGGATGGGAAGGGGTGTGTTCGTGCAGAGTTGCAGAGGGGGGTGCACTGTGGGGAGGGCAGGCACGAAAGGAATGCACAACCGAATGAGCTTTCCACACCTACAGGCCACCTCTGGGGGTGGGCTGCTGTGTGTGTGAAACTTGGGGCTAGATATATGCCTGACCCACAGCTTAGGCAGCCCAGCTATTCCACTCCAACTCAGTGCCTTTAGGGAGAGGGGAGGATGGCGTCGTGACCACAGTCACGTGTCATTATGTGAGGCACATAATGCCATTTGCACATGTAAATGGTGAACGGGAACAGTTATTTGTGTCCCACCACACATATGCTTTCTCCTTCTCAATCAGCAGGAGAAAGGGCGTGTGTTGTGGGACACAAATAACTGGGACAAATAACTGTTCCCTTTCACCGCCCTACAAAACCTCCCTTGACTCATAGGTATTTGCTGGGGAAACCATGGAAGCAGAAATCTCAAACTGCCCTCTGAGACTCTGGGGGAAGAGCTGGTCTCCACGGATCTTTGCAGAGTGGGTTCTTAGTCTCAAGGCATCTCTGTTGGGCTGTCTGGACTCCTTGGTCAGTGGTCTCAGAGAGGGGCTTTTCTACGAAGACGTTAATCTGGGGCTTCCCTGGGGGTAATCTAAGCATTTTGCAGTATCCTTAGGGACATAGGCAGATACTGGTTGGGCCTGGATTGTTCCATTTGCCCGGGGAGAGTGGGATGTTGGATGGGTTCTCCTTGCCTGCTTGCTTactttcttcctgcctttcccCTGCCCAGGGGTGTGGGGTACAGACACAGAGGAGCGGCTGGTGGAGCATCTCCTGGATCCTTCCCGCTACAACAAGCTTATCCGCCCAGCCACCAATGGCTCTGAGCTGGTCACAGTACAGCTCATGGTATCACTGGCCCAGCTCATCAGTGTGGTGAGTGGGGGTCCCAGACTCTCTGCCCAGCTACTAAAGTCAGCCCCGCCAAAATGTGTTAATGCTGGTGTGCTTCCTCCTCTGGTGTTTCCAAGGTTTGGGGAGGTGTGAGAGGGACCCTGGGTGGTGGCAGTGAGCCCACAGGCTGAGGGGCCTTCTCGGCagcctctcttcctccctgcagCATGAGCGGGAGCAGATCATGACCACCAATGTCTGGCTGACCCAGGTAAGCATAAGTGCTCTCTTCTACCCACACCCCTGGCCTTCTGTCTCCAACTTTTCCCCcatgtgcttttttctttcttaatctctCAAAAGAGGCAGAAAGGTATAGAGTTTGGAGTCCTAAATAATTGGATTTGAATCATGGCACTTACCAGCTTTGTGACTTTAAACATATTAAACTCTCCaagattcattttctcatttgtaaacatAGATTCTAATACTGTACTTTGGCCTAGCTGTGCAAATTAAATGAGAAAGTACCGTATGAGCTACACTTGATGGGCAGAGAAGTCACTGTGGGGAAGAGGCTGGCTTTTAAAAGCTCCCTCAAGCCATATGGGCCCCCTCTAGTTCATTTCCTTAACCTTGAGCCCCTCCCAGGGCAGAAGTTGGTACTGCCTCCCTCTCTCATTTCCCAGGAGTGGGAAGATTATCGCCTCACCTGGAAACCTGAAGAGTTTGACAATATGAAGAAAGTTCGGCTCCCTTCCAAACACATCTGGCTCCCAGATGTGGTCCTGTACAACAAGTAGGAGCAATGGGAAGGTTGGGGGAGACGATTGGAGGGCTCAGGGAGGGAAGGGGTTATggggaaaataagagaaattaacTTATGCTGTGGGAGGGGAGGGACTTGTAATAGATATACAGTCACTACCTAGACAGACAGACCCAGACCAGTAAGGTACAGTGTGGACAGCCAAGGTGACCTGGGCAGTGACCAGCCCACTCCCAGCCAGTTAGGACTCCCAGTATGTATTTGATGATGTGGTAGGGATACAAACAAGTATTGACAGCCCCCAGTGCCTCAACTGATTCAGTAACAGGCTTTCCTGGAAGCCTGGGAAGGATCAAAGAACTTTAATGTCCCAGTTTCTCCTCCAGGTTCTATCCTGTCTCCTGCAATAATCCATCTCATCTCTAAGGTGCAAAGCCACCTTCCTCAACTGATGGGACCATGCCCTGTCCCCTTCCATTGCTTGGGGCTCCTCACACTGGCCTCCTGGCTCCCCCAACTTCTCCCCCCTCATGAAGATCAACCAGCTTATACAATATGTGACAAGTAGCAGACGTGTCCCCTCCGTCTATCCACCACCCCCTTCTACCTGCGAGGTGTCACACAGGCCTTCTGACCAGGACACTTCTTCTAGTTACTAACCACCACCCCCCATATCCCCTTCTTGCTCAATTCCTGCTCCACCTCTCCATACTCCTGGAGGTTACTCTCAGACCTAGGTGTCCCTTCCCCATGTCTCCCTCTGGTTTTGCTGTCCTCCAACTAGGGGCTGGGTTGATGGgtagggaggaaggaatgctTAGGCCAGGGCTGACTGTGCCCATCCCTTGGCAGTGCTGACGGCATGTACGAGGTCTCCTTCTATTCCAATGCCGTGGTCTCCTATGACGGCAGCATCTTCTGGTTGCCGCCTGCCATCTACAAGAGCGCATGCAAGATTGAAGTAAAGCACTTCCCATTTGACCAGCAGAACTGCACCATGAAGTTCCGTTCGTGGACCTACGACCGCACGGAGATCGACCTGGTGCTGAAGAGTGACGTGGCCAGCCTGGACGACTTCACACCTAGTGGTGAGTGGGACATCGTGGCACTGCCGGGCCGGCGCAATGAGAACCCCGACGACTCCACGTACGTGGACATCACGTATGACTTCATCATTCGCCGCAAGCCGCTCTTCTACACCATCAACCTCATCATCCCCTGTGTGCTCATCACCTCACTAGCCATCCTTGTCTTCTACCTGCCATCCGACTGCGGCGAGAAGATGACGTTGTGCATCTCAGTGCTGCTGGCGCTCACGGTCTTCCTGCTGCTCATCTCTAAGATCGTGCCTCCCACCTCCCTCGACGTGCCGCTCGTCGGCAAGTACCT
This window encodes:
- the CHRNB2 gene encoding neuronal acetylcholine receptor subunit beta-2: MARRCGPVALLLGFGLLRLCSGVWGTDTEERLVEHLLDPSRYNKLIRPATNGSELVTVQLMVSLAQLISVHEREQIMTTNVWLTQEWEDYRLTWKPEEFDNMKKVRLPSKHIWLPDVVLYNNADGMYEVSFYSNAVVSYDGSIFWLPPAIYKSACKIEVKHFPFDQQNCTMKFRSWTYDRTEIDLVLKSDVASLDDFTPSGEWDIVALPGRRNENPDDSTYVDITYDFIIRRKPLFYTINLIIPCVLITSLAILVFYLPSDCGEKMTLCISVLLALTVFLLLISKIVPPTSLDVPLVGKYLMFTMVLVTFSIVTSVCVLNVHHRSPTTHTMAPWVKVVFLEKLPALLFMQQPRHHCARQRLRLRRRQREREGAGALLFREAPGADSCTCFVNRASVQGLAGAFGAEPAPVAGPGRSGEPCGCGLREAVDGVRFIADHMRSEDDDQSVSEDWKYVAMVIDRLFLWIFVFVCVFGTIGMFLQPLFQNYTTTTFLHSDHSAPSSK